The segment TTGGTTAGTAACTATTATCTACGAATTCACCTGACCTGTAGTAATGTAAAGTGTGCTAATTAAAAGATAAGTATCTATTTGAGTATTCTTATTTAAACAGCAACCTgcaaatgatatatatatatatatttgattatttacttATTTCTTCACATTTGCTCATCAATTCATGTTCTTGCTGGTGAGAAAAGCAGTTCAAATTTCCGCtctcattttaataaaaaaaaatatgaaatatttatcatgtCACGTAACAGATTCATGTAAGCCTATATTTCTCGAGTTTATGgcaatttgaatttgaatgaaTCGCTTAAGTGTGAACTCGTATGTATTGCACGTTTCTTTCTCTTTTtagttaatattttaaaacacaaaacttgtaCTTCCTAAAAATCTTTGTCGTGCCTTTCAAACTACTGGTTAAGTTTTGTTAAtaaatagaacatttttttcatatttaccTTTTTTGCTAGTACAAATTTGCTATTCTAATAATTCTACAAGTGACTTAAACCTTTATGATAAATATGATTTAActcaatcattattttttaagaatgaaTATTTACGTTTTTCAGTGGCCTTAaatgtgataacactacgtatcgattttgtattaTACACTCCAATAAATCAATAGATTCTGAAGTTTAACTGGGGCGCAAACGgggttagttttttttttactcaagtATAATAATCGTACAATggttgaaaatattatatatatataagtaaggaatcattctttgagtattatgaagtgataatttcggtcgggcgtgatcatatctatcataaagcccttggactttattggatttaatcacgcctgaccgaaattatcatctcaaaatactcaaagaatgattatttattccttaaaatatttctctttcaagGAATATTAAGCAAGCCATGTATTGTACCGAAGAACAATAATGTAATTTTGCTTCATTCGGGACCATCAAGCCTAAGAGAAgttaataaatcatattttgtcAGGGTGTACTAGTCATAgcgatatatttacatttttaactgtctttgtctgtgataaaattacgaatcaattttgaattttgattcaTAACAGATGAGCAACACAAAATGAGCGTGTCTTAAAACATACTagaaaaacggtattggcttcGCCACGTATAGTAACGCATAGTATGaaaatggaaataatataagtataagtaataaagaatcattctttgaatatcatgagGTGATAGTTTCGGTCAGAGCGTGGACAAATCAATAATGCTAATGAAAACAACCAAACTAAAAGACAGAATTTTCAATGGATAAAACgatgtttttaaaagttgttctATCCGATGTTTCGATTGTACACAGTTTTATATGCACCTGTACGTGTAACTGAGATCAATGTTTTAACTGCTGAACATAACATTTTCTCTATTTTTACCAGTCAGAGAGTATTTCATAGTGAGGCatattaacaaaaacaatttgttttcatttctcttAAAATACCCACTCTATTATGGAAGCAAAGATATCCAAGAAGTCCTGAGATATTGTCAGTGATTACTTATCAAGGGATAAGGAATaatttttgagtattatgaggtgataattttggtcgtgACGTAGTTATTGTAGTTATGTCAGTGGAAGTGAATACTTCAGCTTTGCTTCTTATTGAATCAGTTAATGTTTCAACATATACTGGTATGTCTTACTCCCTTCCTGGATagataatgtttataatgcattTAATAAGAAGGAAAAATACTTGAACCATTCCACTTCACCTTTGCtacaattgttttcatttaaaaatatatttatttttacttgcagttaaacattttaaagatgttcACTTGTCTTGAATTTTAATCTGTTTACACTATTGCTAAAGCTCTAAGCTCTTACTATAAAtaactagctgcaataatgtagccctctccgattttttttttatatctgatgttatTGCAGCTCTTACTAACCAATGGACAACTCGCTCAACTTGGTTGGTGGGAATATGCGAGACTGGACATCGGAAACTGTTGATGGAAAAGGGGTCATAGAAAGCtctttttaattgattaaatttatgTTCAGTGTTTAATCAGTAAAAAAGCCACACAGGATTCTTCAAACTATAATAATGTAAATCGCTGCAGATAATCAGAAATAGTTGGTTTTTAACGTAGTGTCAATATTTTGTTTGGAGCCATTTATTCCTTTGTCATCGTGAATTACATGCCAAGGATGGATTGATCGTTACCCTTCCTTGCGTTTGTACTCTCTCCTTGCAAATACCGTACACTTATATTATACTGTAGTAAACGATTTGTAGCCAAGTGGAAAATGCCAAAATGTTTGTCAACAGAATAGAATTGTCTCAACACTTGATTGGCACTCGACTGTACAGTTAATAACACATGGACAACAAATAAACATCGGAATTGGAaacgcattttaaaaaatctttaatagcATTAAAACCCAACAACAAAATTAACcggtaaaaaataatttaatgtaaaaactaaatacaggtagtttaaaattcatatattgcacgtcaatttttaaagttgCATTAGCTATTAGAATGAAGAAATAATGTATCATCTATATTGACTTGGAATCATTCACAGAGATTCTGTTCTGTTTCAGTCAGATAAAGTCTTCATCTAGCCAATTCATACGCGGGTGTAAGATAATTTTTGGGCACCAGACCAAATTTTCCATGGAGTTCTGCCACCCACCAACTCTTGTCATCAAACTCCCGACTAATAATGTACAGCTTATCTCCCTTGTTAAAGCCCAGCTCGTTGCTTCTGTCGGCCTTGCAGTCCCATTTCCCCAGGAACATGTTCTCGTAGTCCTGATCAGGAGGTATTTGGGGCTCAGAACTCGCGTCAGGCTTGCTTTCTTTTGGCACCTCTGGGCTGGAATGTTGGGGAGGGGCTTTGGGATGGAGGGTGGGGAGGTAGGGGGAACCGATGGGAGCGGTTTGCGGGGTCCTGGGATTTCAGGCAGGGATCTACCGGAGTAGATAATTCCTCCTGAATGTCGTCATCAGGGTTGGCTGTATCATCATATATCTCATCACAGATGGGTTCTGTGGGTATGCTGGGGTGGGGCAACAAAATGATGGTTATCTATCGATAAAAACTAGTAACTCCTGAAGTCTGCAAGTATCATCGAATTACAGCAGATTTCTATCTGCGGCCTCATTGTTTATCGATCTTTCTCTAATTGGACAAAGCTTATGCATAATTAATAGAACGTAACTTGTAAATAGTCATACATAGTACAGTATTCTGTAGTTTTCatgtgtattaaaataaaataatgtccCAATGTCAAAAATCTTACCCAGGAATGAAAACCGATATTTCCTACGTTTCCGTGGAGTTGCAAGGCCAATAAAAGTTTACAAGACCCAGTTATATTTAACGAATTCATTAGCTATCGAATTTATACGAGTACAAATAGGGTTGGGACAGTCAACGCTTCATAACTTGCGAAGCAGTTTATAAAAAATCGTAAACTGTTCCATTCCGAATGATATGACgtaatttatttgcaaataaataaaaagtcagcaaaactatttcattttttttcagtttatttccAATCAAACAACATATCATTCACTTTCATTGacacaataattttatttctttgtcatacaaataaaacatcacctaaacataatatatttgatatatatatctAGATAGGCCACATTGCACCATTACTATACAACTGAATGAACACATGTATTTTCAACATCATTGGCAACATGGTTATCCATCTTAGGGAAAACCTCAAATTATAACGACCTCAATTCATAGAAGTCATAACAGTAATATCGCTGAAATTTAGCATGCAATAACTAAgatatgtatgtaaataaaaatatcgcATTATGCAGTAAGTTTATCCGAGGACCTTTAGACTAAGTACACACACGCACAGGCAGACGCACGCGCGCGCGCATATCCGTCTTTCCTCTATCACAGAcgtaatgttttaaataaaagaaatgtggAAAAAACTGTGCACATCAACATGAAATCACAAAAGTTTACACTTTCGCAGCTTCCGTTTTTTCCGGACCTGTAGCGCCGCCCAGGTGGCTGTCTCGAACACCTTACGGACACCGTCCTGAGTTTTGGCGGAACACTCCACGAAGGAGAAGGCGCGGATCTGCTCCGCCACCTCCTGTCCCTCCTGGGTATTCACCGGCTCTTCCTTCCTGAGCTCCAATTCCTTGATTACGTCAGGATCAGTGCGTGTGTCTTTTTTATTGCCTACTAGAACGATGGGAACATTGGGACAGAAATGTTTGACCTCGGGGGTCCACTTTTCCCTGATGTTGACCAGACTGTCGGGGCTGTCTATGGAGTAGCACATTAAGATGACGTCAGTGTCGGGGTAGGAGAGTGGGCGTAGTCTGTCGTAGTCCTCCTGACCCGCTGTGTCCCACAGAGCCAGTTCCACCTGTTTATTATCCACCTCAATATCAGCTACGTACGTATCAAATACCGTAGGTATGTGGACTTCGGGAAAATCGCCGCGGCTAAACACTATTAAAAGGCATGTTTTACCTGTGGACCCATCACCCACGATAACTAACTTCTTCCGCACTGTCGCCATTCCAACTTCTTAAAACTTGGTCTTGGGGCGTATACAACACAATGACATCTAAGAGTTTGTTTATGTTATTGCTAACCACTGCCGgactttcattttttatattccttATATCTTCTGATCCTGTTCTAATTTTAGCATCCCAAATATAAACGGCACCTCATTGGTTAGTAACTATTATCTACGAATTCACCTTACCTGTAGTAATGTAAGGTGTGCTATTTAAAGGATAAGTATCTATTTGAGTATTCGTATTTAAACAACAACCTGCAAATGATAGacatatttgattatgaaatttACTTATTTCTTCACATTTACTCACCACTTAATGTTCTTGCTAGTGAGAAAAGCAGTTCAAATTTCCGCTCtcattttaatcaaaaacatgaaatatttatctTGTCATGTGGCAGATTCATGTAGGCCTATATATATTGAGTTTATGgcaatttgaatttgaatgaaTCGCTTAAGTGTGAACTCGTATGTATTGCacgtttctttctttttttagttaatatttaaaacacaaaactgGTACTTCCTAAAAATCTTTGTcggggcgcctgtaaagtgcgaaacgaaacgaaacgaaatcgaacgaaacgaaacgaaacgaaaccaatcgaaatgaaaccaaaaatcgaaacgaaacgaaacggaatttaaacaaaactaatatcaattttgactatataaaagtgaaaataaattaattgaaataaatttttgaaccataaaatataactacctgtatgtttcatTGCCGTCGTAAATTTTGAAGCCGATTATCcgatatttgcaaaaaaaatataattatgtaaataagtgatgtacattcctattattttgatgtttctaatatctttcattttaaatgatattcagacgttttgagagagagagagagagagagagag is part of the Magallana gigas chromosome 3, xbMagGiga1.1, whole genome shotgun sequence genome and harbors:
- the LOC117692604 gene encoding ras-like GTP-binding protein Rho1 — its product is MATVRKKLVIVGDGSTGKTCLLIVFSRGDFPEVHIPTVFDTYVADIEVDNKQVELALWDTAGQEDYDRLRPLSYPDTDVILMCYSIDSPDSLVNIREKWTPEVKHFCPNVPIVLVGNKKDTRTDPDVIKELELRKEEPVNTQEGQEVAEQIRAFSFVECSAKTQDGVRKVFETATWAALQVRKKRKLRKCKLL